Proteins from a single region of Bradyrhizobium diazoefficiens:
- a CDS encoding ribonuclease T2, whose protein sequence is MFHSRLHLLSRLMISLTLALPLAAGLVGFADTAKAQDKRQNTPGEFDFYVLSLSWSPSFCEEAAERGGRSQIQCGGGRPYAFVVHGLWPQYESGFPEYCQRPSPRLNRSIVSSMLDLMPAPGLIFNEWDKHGTCSGLTDRNYFETIRKARAAIKIPAEYLDLSEAKTVAPAEVEEAFIKANPGLSNAAVSVTCNQTRLSEVRICLSKDLQFRACEEIDRRACRRDQLTMPPIRGG, encoded by the coding sequence ATGTTTCATTCCAGATTGCATTTACTCTCCCGCCTGATGATCTCGCTCACCCTTGCCCTTCCCCTTGCCGCCGGGCTGGTCGGGTTCGCCGACACGGCAAAAGCCCAGGACAAGCGGCAGAACACGCCCGGCGAATTCGATTTCTATGTGCTGTCGCTGTCCTGGTCGCCCTCGTTCTGCGAGGAGGCGGCCGAACGCGGCGGCCGCTCGCAAATTCAGTGCGGCGGCGGACGGCCCTATGCCTTCGTGGTGCACGGCCTGTGGCCGCAATATGAGAGCGGCTTTCCGGAATACTGCCAGCGGCCGTCGCCGCGGCTGAACCGCAGCATCGTGTCCTCGATGCTCGATTTGATGCCGGCGCCGGGCCTGATCTTCAATGAATGGGACAAGCACGGCACCTGCTCCGGGCTCACCGACCGCAACTATTTCGAGACCATTCGCAAGGCCCGCGCCGCGATCAAGATTCCGGCCGAATATCTCGATCTGTCGGAAGCCAAGACGGTGGCGCCGGCCGAGGTGGAGGAGGCCTTCATCAAGGCCAATCCGGGCTTGAGCAATGCTGCCGTCTCGGTGACCTGCAACCAGACGCGGCTTTCCGAGGTCCGCATCTGCCTCAGCAAGGACCTGCAATTCCGCGCCTGCGAGGAGATCGACCGCCGCGCCTGCCGCCGCGACCAGCTGACGATGCCGCCGATCAGGGGTGGTTAG